A stretch of Spartobacteria bacterium DNA encodes these proteins:
- a CDS encoding RNA pseudouridine synthase: MSMQHSSHKPACEVLWSDNHFVAMVKPGGMLTQPNDSPDSNAEQWAKDWVRREKNKPGDVYLHAVHRLDRCVEGIVLFARTSKALSRINALMRGNEIEKTYHALVQNPPSQDAGSLCHWLRHGSYRAEVVTAGDVGAKKAVLEYRVVARRRNDTLLAIRLVTGRYHQIRAQLAAAGFPIIGDTLYGGHLRGEWSHSSIALAHTQMVYMHPVGEARRIEIGYQPAWMKE; encoded by the coding sequence ATGAGCATGCAGCATTCCTCCCATAAGCCGGCTTGCGAAGTTTTATGGTCTGATAACCATTTTGTGGCCATGGTGAAGCCGGGCGGCATGCTGACGCAGCCCAATGACAGTCCGGATAGCAATGCCGAACAATGGGCCAAGGACTGGGTGCGTCGCGAAAAGAATAAGCCGGGTGATGTGTATCTTCATGCCGTACATCGACTGGATCGATGTGTGGAGGGTATTGTCCTTTTTGCCCGAACCAGTAAGGCGCTATCGCGTATCAATGCGTTGATGCGTGGGAATGAAATCGAGAAAACCTACCATGCTCTGGTGCAGAATCCGCCGTCACAGGATGCGGGGTCATTGTGTCATTGGCTTCGCCACGGTTCGTATCGTGCAGAGGTGGTCACCGCAGGCGATGTAGGGGCAAAAAAAGCAGTACTGGAATATCGCGTTGTGGCGCGTCGCCGTAATGACACGTTGCTGGCCATTCGTCTGGTCACGGGGCGTTATCATCAGATTCGTGCGCAGCTGGCTGCGGCCGGCTTCCCCATTATTGGCGATACGTTATACGGGGGACACCTGCGAGGCGAATGGAGTCACTCATCTATTGCTCTGGCACATACGCAAATGGTTTATATGCATCCGGTAGGAGAAGCCCGTCGTATTGAAATAGGTTATCAGCCAGCGTGGATGAAGGAGTGA
- a CDS encoding serine/threonine protein kinase, translating into MDNINTSTEQNSEVALTSVLQSVHNNDSEMETATEPITITKSMDFGLEHLIQNYQTILRDKAIYYPVAYHLEKVLGHGRQGMVFMGVRQGARGCRTQHAIKLFDPSIYPNPIKYWTDMGRIAMQISRLQTVNSPYLVNNDSYDEINGIGYVQMEWIDGVDLSYLLSEKHLKRARALSTYEDWAHYTDVIFRIQENRVTIQPGIAVYIIRSILRGLEILHDNDYVHSDIKPANIMISRLGNIKIIDYGRAIRQNEKMTFLLGTPLYMAPETHRREPNAVQSDLFSVGLVGIEMLCGVPPIKNGSEEFLLEQKMTLIERLDEILPPHVLENTFLVEILKRFIEPDPYKRYGNAVDADAGDQGLRVIHRQLSQLGKDAEYGRELKYFMSKTLPTQTHN; encoded by the coding sequence ATGGATAATATCAATACGTCAACGGAACAAAATAGCGAAGTGGCTTTAACCAGTGTTCTTCAGTCGGTTCATAATAACGACTCGGAAATGGAAACAGCAACGGAACCCATTACGATCACAAAATCCATGGACTTCGGGCTGGAACATCTCATTCAGAACTATCAAACCATCCTACGGGATAAGGCCATCTACTATCCCGTGGCCTATCACCTCGAAAAGGTTCTGGGACATGGACGACAAGGCATGGTTTTCATGGGCGTGCGGCAAGGAGCCCGTGGCTGCCGGACGCAGCACGCTATCAAACTATTCGATCCGTCAATTTATCCCAATCCTATCAAATACTGGACAGATATGGGACGTATCGCCATGCAGATTTCGCGGTTACAGACCGTCAACAGTCCCTACTTAGTGAATAATGATTCCTATGATGAAATCAACGGGATCGGCTACGTCCAGATGGAATGGATTGACGGCGTTGACTTAAGTTATCTGCTCAGCGAAAAACATTTAAAACGAGCAAGGGCGTTATCTACCTACGAAGACTGGGCGCACTACACCGACGTTATATTTCGCATCCAGGAAAATCGCGTAACCATTCAGCCCGGCATCGCCGTATACATCATTCGCAGCATTTTACGCGGACTGGAAATCCTTCATGATAACGACTATGTGCATAGCGACATCAAGCCTGCCAATATAATGATCAGCCGTCTCGGCAACATAAAAATCATCGATTATGGCCGCGCTATTCGCCAAAATGAAAAAATGACCTTTCTACTTGGGACGCCGCTCTATATGGCTCCGGAAACGCATCGACGCGAACCCAACGCAGTACAGTCCGATTTATTCAGTGTTGGTCTCGTGGGCATTGAAATGCTATGCGGTGTCCCGCCTATTAAAAATGGATCGGAAGAATTCTTACTGGAGCAAAAAATGACGCTCATTGAGCGTCTAGATGAAATCCTCCCGCCGCACGTACTGGAAAACACCTTTCTCGTGGAAATCCTCAAACGGTTTATTGAGCCTGATCCCTATAAGCGCTATGGCAATGCGGTTGATGCCGATGCCGGTGATCAGGGCCTCCGCGTGATCCATCGCCAATTATCGCAACTGGGCAAAGATGCAGAATACGGACGCGAACTGAAATATTTTATGTCGAAAACGCTGCCTACGCAAACCCATAACTGA